One region of Glutamicibacter sp. B1 genomic DNA includes:
- a CDS encoding IclR family transcriptional regulator domain-containing protein has product MPLSRTGIGKALLLDTPERWEATFDSESPVEQATHQTKEAFLSRMKTYASEGIALDLEDNEPGIRCVAAPIRDGSGQIIAAIIMSATNPYMLDERMKALKSVMGSTAAQISRKLGYSGKTF; this is encoded by the coding sequence TTGCCACTAAGCCGTACGGGCATCGGCAAGGCCTTGTTACTAGACACTCCTGAACGCTGGGAAGCGACCTTTGATTCTGAGTCACCGGTGGAACAGGCCACACATCAAACTAAAGAGGCTTTCTTGAGCCGTATGAAAACCTACGCCAGTGAAGGAATCGCTCTGGACTTAGAAGACAATGAACCCGGGATCCGTTGCGTAGCTGCGCCTATCCGTGATGGTAGCGGTCAGATCATTGCCGCCATCATCATGTCAGCTACTAACCCCTATATGCTTGATGAACGGATGAAAGCGCTCAAATCAGTCATGGGCTCTACCGCTGCCCAGATATCCCGAAAGTTAGGTTACTCGGGCAAGACATTCTAG
- a CDS encoding SDR family NAD(P)-dependent oxidoreductase — MTVQRDDGLEGKVALISGGASGIGQALAIAYARAGARSVVNYFPQDPHDAQETVKAVANIGGECIAVAADVRSTEDCNGLADAAIKHFGRLDIAVAAAGILRRDPLGQMEDKAWSDMLDVDLTGVMRVFRAASSKMTDGGAVVATSSIAGGVYGWEEHAHYAAAKSGVLGLCRSLAVELAPRKIRVNSVIPGLIRSPQSMDAKNSLGDAGLDAAGNIIPWGRAGTVDEAARTIRFLTSDDSAYMTGQQLIVDGGLTVRWPS, encoded by the coding sequence ATGACGGTACAACGTGACGACGGCCTAGAAGGTAAAGTTGCGCTAATTTCCGGAGGAGCAAGCGGGATTGGACAGGCCTTAGCAATTGCTTATGCCAGAGCCGGTGCACGCAGCGTGGTCAACTATTTTCCACAAGATCCGCATGATGCTCAGGAAACGGTAAAGGCAGTAGCGAATATAGGTGGCGAGTGCATTGCTGTTGCCGCCGATGTGCGAAGTACAGAAGATTGCAATGGACTCGCCGACGCCGCTATCAAGCACTTTGGACGCCTTGATATTGCAGTAGCGGCTGCTGGCATTCTCCGACGGGATCCACTGGGACAGATGGAAGATAAAGCTTGGTCAGACATGCTAGATGTGGATCTTACTGGGGTAATGCGCGTGTTCAGAGCTGCTTCTTCCAAGATGACTGATGGCGGTGCGGTGGTTGCAACATCATCCATCGCTGGTGGGGTTTATGGATGGGAAGAACATGCTCATTACGCCGCAGCAAAATCCGGAGTTCTCGGACTTTGTCGCTCGCTAGCAGTCGAGCTTGCTCCACGGAAGATTCGAGTCAATTCAGTAATCCCGGGTCTCATCCGTAGCCCACAATCCATGGACGCAAAGAATTCGCTTGGCGACGCGGGACTGGACGCGGCCGGCAACATCATTCCGTGGGGAAGAGCCGGAACTGTTGATGAGGCAGCCCGAACCATTCGCTTCCTCACTAGCGATGATTCAGCGTATATGACTGGACAACAATTAATTGTTGATGGCGGGCTAACTGTTCGCTGGCCAAGCTGA
- a CDS encoding ATP-binding protein has translation MSTTPPSTHPLIVVALSGHAGSEALFRQALVQASQLPNAEVMAVHVLERGTETTRSEKDTELAHLRELVESSGATWHMVLGQDISQALLGFARSTQATHLVVSGALAGMSNRRLVQQISLQLLQRATAPTDPQILIITGHQEAKKTARLTPQNSQPVHHPRGPRWIFGWILALVGPPLIGIGFLQGSDEGELLTLNFLGQLTLVVFVALLGGWWPAVTAALLGTGILNWYFTPPTGQWHIHEPLNVVALVLFLLVAAGVARVVDVEVRRTTEAGQARHQADTLFELSGGVIREGLSVPALLEWLCRSYALRGAALVHQSTGSKVASAGEPPTGHETSDYVITVDPEHVLLIEGTPREASDQGIFEAFAGRIAAVLQQRELAEARLKAQELSAGNAMRTALLAAVSHDLRTPLSGIKASVSSLRMQDVVLSEEDTATLLATIEDSTDQLSERIEDLLNMSRIQAGELVVHRSPIQVEDLVASAMRDAAGQVNPDRLQIQLPEDCPRVRTDYGLAVRVLANLMENAVRHGGNGTVQLQADSTDSEVKILVIDHGTGVPQTEKDRIFRPFQRNGDRNNNSGLGLGLAVARGLAQGMDGHVNVEDTPGGGATMVFTLPIFKEEL, from the coding sequence GTGTCGACTACTCCGCCGTCAACTCACCCCCTCATTGTTGTGGCGCTCTCGGGGCATGCGGGGTCTGAAGCATTGTTTCGCCAGGCATTAGTGCAAGCCTCACAGTTACCTAATGCAGAAGTGATGGCAGTTCATGTCCTTGAACGCGGAACAGAGACAACAAGAAGCGAAAAAGATACTGAGCTGGCACACTTGCGTGAACTCGTAGAAAGTTCTGGCGCCACTTGGCATATGGTCCTCGGCCAAGACATCAGTCAGGCACTGCTTGGATTTGCTCGAAGCACACAGGCCACGCACCTCGTGGTTTCCGGGGCGCTCGCAGGAATGAGCAACCGTCGACTAGTTCAGCAGATATCCCTGCAACTATTGCAGCGGGCCACTGCGCCAACAGATCCACAAATCCTGATCATTACAGGTCATCAAGAAGCGAAGAAGACTGCCCGCCTCACACCCCAAAACTCTCAGCCAGTGCACCATCCCCGTGGGCCTCGGTGGATATTCGGATGGATCCTGGCCCTCGTCGGACCGCCACTAATAGGCATTGGCTTCTTGCAAGGAAGCGATGAAGGCGAACTGCTCACCCTGAACTTCTTAGGTCAGCTGACCCTAGTGGTCTTTGTGGCACTTTTGGGCGGTTGGTGGCCTGCAGTGACTGCTGCCCTGCTGGGCACCGGAATTCTGAACTGGTATTTCACCCCACCCACCGGGCAATGGCATATTCATGAGCCGCTCAATGTGGTGGCACTAGTGCTCTTCTTATTGGTTGCGGCTGGTGTGGCTCGAGTTGTAGACGTGGAAGTCAGGCGCACCACCGAAGCCGGGCAAGCTAGACACCAAGCGGACACTCTCTTTGAGCTATCCGGCGGTGTGATCCGTGAGGGCTTGAGCGTTCCAGCCCTCCTGGAGTGGCTCTGCCGTTCCTACGCATTACGCGGGGCTGCGCTGGTTCACCAAAGCACCGGCTCTAAGGTGGCTTCAGCGGGAGAACCGCCTACCGGCCATGAGACCAGCGACTATGTAATCACGGTGGATCCTGAGCATGTACTGCTCATTGAAGGGACTCCGCGAGAGGCTTCAGATCAGGGGATCTTTGAGGCTTTTGCTGGGCGAATCGCTGCGGTGCTGCAACAGCGGGAACTTGCTGAAGCACGTCTGAAAGCCCAAGAGTTATCCGCTGGAAATGCGATGCGTACGGCCTTGCTTGCTGCGGTATCCCATGACCTACGCACCCCATTATCTGGGATCAAAGCTTCAGTTTCTAGCCTTCGCATGCAAGATGTGGTGCTCAGCGAAGAAGACACCGCAACGCTACTGGCCACCATTGAGGATTCAACGGACCAACTCAGTGAACGAATCGAGGATTTGCTAAATATGAGTCGAATTCAGGCCGGTGAATTGGTGGTGCACCGTAGTCCTATCCAGGTTGAAGACTTGGTGGCTTCGGCAATGCGTGATGCGGCTGGGCAGGTGAATCCGGACCGCCTGCAAATCCAGCTTCCAGAGGACTGCCCGCGGGTACGTACAGACTACGGGTTGGCAGTGAGAGTGCTAGCCAACCTCATGGAAAATGCGGTGCGTCATGGCGGGAACGGTACGGTGCAATTACAGGCAGATTCCACCGACTCCGAGGTAAAGATCCTTGTCATTGACCACGGTACCGGGGTTCCACAAACAGAAAAAGACAGGATCTTCCGTCCCTTCCAACGGAACGGAGACCGGAACAATAACAGCGGGTTGGGCCTGGGATTAGCCGTAGCTCGTGGCCTGGCCCAGGGCATGGACGGTCACGTGAATGTGGAAGATACTCCCGGCGGTGGGGCCACTATGGTCTTTACCCTGCCGATATTCAAGGAAGAACTATGA
- a CDS encoding type 1 glutamine amidotransferase domain-containing protein, protein MPDLAGKKVLAAVSNRGVEQDELKKPVEHLRQAGAEVVIAAPEAGQVESLVGDWDLGEVFEASEALAAVDEQDFDLLLIPGGTLNADNLRLDADAQRIAKSFAGSGRPIASICHGPWLLVETGLAKDKTLTSYTSIKTDVVNAGGTWKDEQVFRCPANGYVLITSRNPDDLDAFSSAIAEELSS, encoded by the coding sequence ATGCCAGATCTAGCAGGCAAGAAAGTCCTTGCGGCAGTTTCCAACCGCGGAGTCGAGCAGGATGAGCTGAAGAAGCCAGTGGAGCACTTGCGCCAAGCCGGTGCTGAGGTGGTGATCGCGGCCCCGGAGGCCGGCCAGGTCGAGTCGCTGGTTGGCGATTGGGATCTGGGGGAGGTCTTCGAAGCCAGCGAAGCACTGGCGGCAGTGGACGAGCAGGATTTCGACCTGCTGCTGATCCCCGGCGGAACGCTGAATGCCGACAACCTCCGCTTGGACGCCGACGCCCAGCGCATTGCCAAGTCCTTTGCCGGTTCGGGCCGGCCGATCGCTTCCATCTGCCATGGGCCATGGCTGCTGGTGGAAACCGGATTGGCCAAGGACAAGACCTTGACCTCGTACACCTCGATCAAGACCGATGTGGTCAATGCCGGCGGCACCTGGAAGGACGAACAGGTTTTCCGCTGCCCGGCGAACGGCTACGTGCTCATTACCTCGCGTAATCCGGACGACCTCGACGCGTTCAGCAGTGCCATTGCCGAGGAGCTCAGCTCCTAG
- a CDS encoding DUF4383 domain-containing protein, whose translation MEHPKDPVVEARPLMQKAALAVGIVFFLVGVLGFFPGITTNYASLSGDGHDPEAKLLGIFQVSYLHDAVHLLFGVAGYLMARTVPASRTYLIGGGIIYLVLRVYGKVIDFDSAANLIPVNDADNWLHLGLGALMIALGLCLSRKAAGQPRDPYAA comes from the coding sequence ATGGAACATCCAAAAGATCCTGTCGTAGAAGCACGTCCGCTGATGCAAAAGGCCGCGCTGGCGGTCGGCATCGTGTTCTTTCTGGTCGGCGTCCTCGGATTCTTTCCTGGAATCACCACCAACTACGCATCGCTCTCAGGTGACGGCCACGACCCCGAGGCCAAGTTGCTGGGAATCTTCCAGGTCTCGTACCTGCACGATGCCGTGCATCTGCTCTTCGGTGTCGCCGGCTACCTGATGGCTCGGACCGTGCCTGCTTCCCGCACCTACCTCATCGGCGGCGGAATCATCTATCTGGTCTTGCGGGTCTACGGGAAGGTCATTGATTTCGACAGTGCAGCCAACCTCATTCCCGTGAATGATGCAGATAACTGGCTGCATCTCGGGCTCGGTGCGCTCATGATTGCCTTGGGATTGTGCCTCTCCCGGAAGGCGGCCGGACAGCCTCGGGACCCGTACGCGGCATGA
- a CDS encoding SDR family NAD(P)-dependent oxidoreductase has product MKTLDNKVAVITGGGSGIGAEIARLFAQHGAKIAILDRDAAAGDGVVGRLQATGTVAIFRAVDVTSSESMRIAFDSIVDELGGIDILVTAAGILDEKPFVDMTEHDFDRTIDIDLKGVFLAGRWAVDHMKQRGGGRIINIASQLGIKGGTGLVHYVAAKAGVIGMTKAMALELAGENILVNAIAPGPIETPLLNGVTEEWKKAKQKELPLGRFGTPAEIAPTALLLASSPGGDIYVGQTLGPNSGDVMP; this is encoded by the coding sequence ATGAAGACGCTAGACAATAAGGTCGCAGTCATCACCGGCGGCGGCAGTGGAATTGGAGCCGAGATTGCCCGACTCTTCGCACAGCATGGTGCCAAGATTGCCATCCTAGATCGCGATGCTGCGGCGGGGGATGGTGTGGTTGGTCGGCTCCAAGCTACGGGAACTGTTGCGATATTCAGAGCGGTTGATGTGACTAGCTCGGAGTCGATGCGCATCGCGTTTGACTCTATTGTTGATGAGCTAGGTGGCATTGATATTTTGGTGACGGCTGCCGGAATCCTTGATGAGAAGCCATTCGTTGACATGACCGAGCACGATTTTGACCGGACCATCGATATCGACCTAAAAGGTGTATTTCTGGCAGGGCGCTGGGCTGTTGATCACATGAAACAACGTGGAGGCGGCCGCATCATCAATATCGCCTCACAGTTGGGAATCAAGGGTGGTACTGGATTAGTGCATTATGTGGCGGCCAAGGCTGGGGTCATTGGTATGACCAAGGCGATGGCCTTGGAGCTTGCCGGTGAGAACATACTGGTAAATGCCATCGCTCCTGGACCTATTGAAACGCCTTTGCTCAACGGGGTCACTGAGGAATGGAAAAAGGCGAAACAGAAGGAATTACCACTGGGCCGATTTGGTACTCCGGCGGAAATTGCTCCTACCGCTTTGTTGCTTGCTTCGTCTCCTGGCGGCGACATATATGTTGGCCAGACGCTGGGGCCCAACAGCGGCGATGTAATGCCGTAG
- a CDS encoding SRPBCC family protein has translation MNPSPYLQTRRRFVAASPSEIFELLRDPAMHPVIDGSGTVRASNTQESKLTLGSEFGMQMRLGVPYRISNTVVEFEQDRQIAWRHFSGHRWRYELEAVGSGTMVSETWDASRLRHKWLLRLMGFTRSTGPNMERTLERLAAQFPETTE, from the coding sequence ATGAATCCATCCCCGTATCTGCAAACCCGCCGCCGCTTCGTGGCCGCCTCGCCTTCAGAGATCTTCGAACTGCTCAGGGATCCGGCCATGCACCCGGTCATTGACGGATCCGGAACGGTGCGGGCCTCGAACACCCAGGAAAGCAAGCTCACCCTGGGCAGCGAGTTCGGCATGCAGATGCGCTTAGGGGTCCCGTACCGGATCAGTAATACCGTGGTGGAATTCGAGCAGGACCGGCAGATCGCCTGGCGGCACTTCAGCGGGCATCGGTGGCGCTACGAGCTGGAAGCTGTCGGGTCCGGGACCATGGTCAGCGAAACCTGGGACGCGAGCCGGTTGCGGCACAAGTGGCTGCTGCGGCTGATGGGCTTTACCCGGAGCACCGGGCCCAATATGGAACGCACCTTGGAACGGCTGGCAGCGCAGTTCCCCGAGACCACCGAGTAG
- a CDS encoding YsnF/AvaK domain-containing protein, whose protein sequence is MISTEQLQELSAIGGTVIGPDGQKIGKFGQIFLDDRSGQPEWATVRTGLFGLSESFVPLSQATVAGDTLSVPYDKQTVKDAPNIDPEGQLTPEQEQELYHYYSLSYHEADQAAVQPGVPDTDARAEYSREDVRGPGAGAPRSSAVDSEEQPQVGIEGVETGKVRLRKHVATRHAATTVPLSHGEARHEREPITESAPAGTSGELAGDEQKVALDEERPAAKKAVDPVERVSLEEEAITEEERREAQLRMEQAQAEGWEGGRQTR, encoded by the coding sequence ATGATCAGCACAGAACAGCTTCAGGAACTCAGCGCAATTGGCGGCACCGTCATTGGCCCCGACGGCCAGAAGATCGGCAAATTCGGCCAGATTTTCCTTGATGACCGCAGCGGGCAACCGGAATGGGCGACGGTCCGCACCGGACTCTTCGGCCTCTCCGAGAGCTTCGTTCCGCTCAGCCAGGCGACCGTCGCAGGCGATACGCTCTCGGTGCCCTATGACAAGCAGACCGTCAAGGACGCCCCGAACATCGACCCCGAGGGCCAGCTCACGCCAGAGCAGGAGCAGGAGCTCTACCACTACTACAGCCTGTCCTATCATGAAGCGGACCAGGCCGCCGTGCAGCCGGGCGTCCCGGACACCGATGCCCGCGCCGAGTATTCGCGGGAAGACGTGCGCGGTCCGGGAGCCGGCGCTCCAAGGTCCTCTGCCGTCGATTCCGAGGAGCAGCCGCAGGTGGGTATCGAAGGCGTGGAAACCGGCAAAGTACGCCTGCGCAAGCACGTGGCCACCCGGCATGCGGCAACCACCGTGCCGTTAAGCCATGGGGAAGCGCGGCATGAGCGCGAGCCCATCACGGAATCCGCACCCGCCGGCACAAGCGGCGAACTGGCTGGGGACGAGCAGAAGGTGGCCTTGGACGAGGAACGCCCCGCTGCAAAGAAGGCTGTTGACCCGGTCGAGCGAGTCAGCCTGGAAGAGGAAGCAATCACCGAGGAAGAGCGCCGCGAAGCGCAATTGCGCATGGAACAGGCGCAAGCCGAGGGCTGGGAAGGCGGCCGGCAGACCCGCTAG
- a CDS encoding response regulator, whose amino-acid sequence MSATVLIVEDDVQIARALLVNLRARGYRTLHAATGVQCLQLAADEHPDVVLLDLGLPDLEGGEVIDGIRGWSTMPIIVVSARHDSHSKVDALDRGADDFVTKPFAMDELLARLRAALRRALPDPRHAVVETSDGRLRIDLASHSVSVNGEAVRLTKLEWRVLEVLASNPHRLIGGSELLTTVWGPEYGAEANYLRVYMSQLRTKLEPEPSNPRYFLTELGMGYRFTP is encoded by the coding sequence ATGAGCGCTACGGTACTAATCGTTGAAGATGACGTTCAGATAGCCCGCGCCCTGCTGGTCAATCTGAGGGCACGCGGTTACCGCACGCTCCACGCTGCCACCGGAGTGCAATGTCTGCAGTTGGCGGCCGATGAACATCCTGATGTGGTTTTACTCGATTTGGGATTACCCGACCTTGAAGGTGGGGAAGTGATTGACGGGATTCGTGGGTGGTCAACGATGCCGATAATTGTTGTCTCTGCCCGCCATGATTCACATAGCAAAGTGGATGCATTGGACCGTGGCGCCGATGACTTTGTCACCAAACCATTTGCCATGGATGAATTACTGGCCCGGTTACGCGCTGCACTACGCCGCGCACTGCCAGACCCACGCCATGCAGTTGTGGAAACCTCTGATGGGCGGTTGCGCATTGACCTTGCCAGTCACTCGGTGAGCGTTAATGGTGAGGCGGTGCGGCTGACCAAGCTGGAATGGCGCGTGTTAGAAGTACTGGCCAGCAATCCTCATCGGTTGATTGGCGGTAGCGAATTACTGACCACGGTATGGGGTCCAGAATATGGGGCGGAAGCGAATTACCTGCGGGTGTACATGTCGCAGCTACGCACCAAGTTAGAACCAGAACCTTCTAACCCACGATACTTTTTGACCGAGCTTGGTATGGGTTATCGTTTTACGCCGTAG
- a CDS encoding carboxylate-amine ligase — MNRTFGIEEEFFLADPATAAPVPMSDRLSSQLLGLDLPGTTVHRELLASQLEIVTGICASAEEALEALVRRRAAIERICREYHVLPFASGTALQLTSATDFTTGQRYATIHEFVPGIAREHFINGLHIHVHIPDAAAGVRALNALRGWLPLIAGIGANSPIWNGELTGFASWRTVHYRRWSATGIPPVFATVHEYQQRVEDMIASRALLDPGHISWVARLSVNHPTIEVRAADTQMTAGESVALSLLIRAIVDTASETDGSAVTAASEVLDLGLWQAAKSGVEGTYFDSESRTSVPVKVVIQRVLDYAGRALHRNGNEQFVANYLDSLATFGNGATRQRESWNQGGAKQVAADAAKLFAQA; from the coding sequence ATGAACAGGACCTTTGGGATCGAGGAGGAATTCTTCCTCGCGGATCCGGCAACTGCCGCCCCGGTGCCGATGTCTGATCGGCTCAGCTCCCAGCTGCTTGGCCTGGACCTGCCGGGCACCACGGTCCACCGTGAACTGCTGGCCAGCCAGCTGGAAATCGTCACCGGAATCTGCGCCTCCGCGGAGGAAGCCCTGGAAGCGCTGGTGCGGCGGCGCGCCGCCATTGAGCGGATATGTCGCGAATACCACGTGCTTCCCTTTGCTTCGGGAACGGCGCTGCAGCTCACGAGCGCTACGGACTTCACCACGGGCCAGCGCTACGCGACCATCCACGAGTTCGTCCCGGGGATCGCCCGCGAGCATTTCATCAACGGACTGCACATCCATGTGCATATCCCGGATGCCGCAGCCGGAGTCCGGGCGCTGAATGCCTTGCGCGGCTGGTTGCCGCTGATTGCGGGAATTGGCGCGAACTCTCCCATCTGGAACGGGGAACTGACGGGTTTCGCGTCATGGCGGACGGTGCACTACCGCAGGTGGTCTGCGACAGGCATTCCGCCGGTTTTTGCGACAGTGCATGAATACCAGCAGCGGGTGGAGGACATGATTGCTTCCAGGGCGCTGCTCGATCCGGGCCACATTAGCTGGGTCGCCCGCTTGTCGGTGAACCATCCGACCATTGAAGTCCGCGCTGCGGACACACAGATGACAGCCGGCGAATCCGTCGCCCTGTCCCTGCTCATCCGGGCCATTGTGGATACCGCCTCGGAAACTGACGGCTCTGCCGTCACGGCAGCATCCGAAGTGCTTGACCTGGGCCTGTGGCAAGCAGCGAAATCTGGAGTGGAAGGCACATATTTCGATAGCGAATCAAGGACCTCCGTGCCTGTCAAGGTCGTGATCCAGCGGGTGCTCGACTACGCGGGCCGGGCATTGCATCGCAATGGCAATGAACAGTTCGTAGCCAATTACCTGGACTCGCTCGCCACTTTCGGAAATGGAGCCACGCGCCAACGTGAGAGCTGGAACCAGGGCGGAGCGAAGCAGGTAGCCGCTGATGCTGCCAAGCTGTTCGCGCAAGCCTGA
- a CDS encoding amino acid permease: MCLSGLDYFSTLGYQPAIAALAAGALAPFATLILVAVTLFAALPVYRRVASESPHGQGSIAMLERLMPHWKGKVFVLVLLGFAATDFMITATLSAADASAHLIENPFTPSWFTGKEVPITLVLLILLGALFLRGFTEVIWIAVTLVFSFLALNLVIIAVSAANIIGHPISVTNWIDSLFTAHGDPMMMLLVCLIVFPKLALGLSGFETGVAVMPQISKAPGDTEANPAGRIKGAKKLLTTAALIMSGFLVLSSIVTTVLIPAAEFQPGGSANGRALSWLAHHLMGDGFGTVYDVSTILILWFAGASALAGLLNLIPRYLPRFGMAPAWASAVRPLVLVVLLVAIGITVHFKASVDAQGAAYATGVLVLMSSAAIAVTISARRRGEKGKALLFGATSLVFIYTTVVNCVERPDGLKIAAFFIAAVLVVSLLSRFRRSTELRATSVMFDDCAVEIIRKASSAGLLRLIAHEPVKVSKRRYLHKHQHAILASHIPQRAPVVFLEIKVSDYSDFAQDIEVRGITRHGQWILEATAPSVSTSIAAIAMAIRDNYEVMPHIYFRWTEGNPLLNLAKFIFLGQGEIAPLTREVLREAEPNLQRRPWVHVG; encoded by the coding sequence ATGTGCCTGTCGGGTTTGGACTACTTTTCCACGCTTGGCTACCAGCCGGCCATTGCCGCGCTGGCCGCAGGTGCACTAGCTCCTTTTGCCACCTTGATCCTTGTTGCCGTCACCCTGTTCGCAGCCCTGCCCGTGTATCGCAGAGTTGCTAGCGAATCACCACATGGCCAAGGCTCCATCGCCATGCTGGAAAGACTGATGCCTCATTGGAAGGGCAAAGTCTTTGTCCTAGTGCTCCTGGGCTTCGCAGCAACCGACTTCATGATCACCGCGACGCTCTCCGCAGCGGATGCTTCGGCTCACCTGATTGAAAACCCCTTCACACCCAGCTGGTTCACCGGCAAGGAAGTACCCATCACCCTGGTGTTGCTGATCCTGCTCGGCGCACTCTTCCTCCGTGGCTTCACCGAAGTCATCTGGATTGCCGTCACCTTGGTCTTCTCCTTCCTGGCCTTGAACCTCGTGATCATCGCCGTATCAGCAGCCAACATCATCGGGCACCCAATCTCAGTCACCAATTGGATAGATTCCCTGTTCACTGCACACGGGGATCCCATGATGATGCTTCTGGTTTGCCTGATCGTCTTCCCCAAACTGGCCCTGGGCCTATCTGGTTTTGAGACCGGTGTCGCCGTGATGCCACAGATCTCCAAAGCTCCCGGCGATACCGAAGCTAATCCTGCCGGACGCATCAAGGGCGCAAAGAAGTTACTGACCACAGCTGCCCTGATCATGAGTGGCTTCCTAGTGCTGTCCTCCATCGTGACCACGGTGCTGATCCCTGCCGCAGAATTCCAACCCGGCGGCTCTGCCAACGGCCGAGCCCTGTCCTGGCTGGCTCATCACTTGATGGGAGACGGATTTGGCACCGTCTACGACGTATCAACCATTTTGATTTTGTGGTTTGCCGGCGCCTCGGCGCTCGCCGGACTACTCAACCTCATCCCCCGCTACCTGCCACGTTTTGGTATGGCTCCGGCGTGGGCCAGCGCCGTGCGCCCACTGGTATTGGTGGTCTTGTTAGTAGCCATCGGCATCACCGTTCACTTCAAGGCCAGCGTTGACGCACAGGGTGCCGCCTATGCCACCGGTGTCTTGGTGTTGATGAGTTCCGCGGCCATCGCTGTCACCATTTCGGCACGACGCCGAGGTGAAAAAGGTAAGGCACTGCTTTTCGGGGCAACCAGTCTGGTTTTCATATATACGACGGTGGTCAACTGTGTTGAGCGCCCAGATGGTCTAAAGATTGCTGCGTTCTTCATTGCAGCGGTGCTTGTCGTGTCATTGCTCTCCCGCTTCCGTCGTTCCACCGAACTTCGAGCCACCTCGGTGATGTTTGATGACTGCGCGGTAGAAATCATCCGCAAGGCAAGCAGTGCTGGGTTGCTACGACTCATTGCCCATGAGCCGGTCAAGGTTTCTAAGCGTCGCTATCTGCATAAGCATCAGCATGCCATCTTGGCCAGCCACATCCCCCAGCGGGCCCCGGTGGTGTTTTTGGAAATCAAGGTCAGCGATTATTCGGACTTCGCTCAAGATATTGAGGTACGCGGTATTACCCGTCATGGCCAGTGGATCCTTGAAGCAACAGCACCGTCAGTGTCCACCTCCATTGCGGCCATTGCCATGGCTATCCGAGATAACTACGAGGTAATGCCACACATCTACTTCCGTTGGACCGAAGGCAACCCGCTGCTCAACCTCGCCAAGTTCATCTTCCTTGGACAGGGTGAGATTGCACCGCTGACCCGTGAAGTCCTACGTGAAGCAGAGCCGAATCTGCAACGGCGCCCATGGGTCCACGTGGGTTAG
- a CDS encoding GNAT family N-acetyltransferase — protein MTLSIEPADFEDPSLRAFLEAHLADMAPQSPLESQHALDLAALRQPTVRLWAAQKDHRIVGTCALAVLEPGHEELKSMRTDPDFRGQGFASRLLLHALEDAAQRKLSRISLETGAMEFFAPARSLYRKHGFKQCQPFGSYQEDPNSIYMTRILKLD, from the coding sequence ATGACGTTGTCCATTGAACCCGCAGACTTCGAGGACCCCTCCCTGAGAGCTTTCCTTGAAGCTCACCTTGCTGACATGGCGCCGCAGTCGCCGCTGGAGTCCCAGCATGCCTTGGACTTGGCTGCGCTTCGCCAGCCAACCGTCCGGCTCTGGGCAGCGCAGAAGGACCATCGCATAGTGGGCACTTGTGCGTTGGCGGTATTGGAGCCGGGCCACGAGGAGCTCAAGAGCATGCGGACGGACCCGGACTTCCGCGGGCAAGGCTTCGCTTCCCGGTTGCTGCTCCATGCTCTGGAGGATGCCGCGCAGCGCAAGCTATCGCGCATATCCCTTGAAACGGGAGCGATGGAGTTCTTCGCACCCGCGCGCTCGCTGTACCGAAAGCACGGCTTCAAGCAATGCCAGCCCTTCGGTTCCTATCAGGAGGACCCCAACAGCATCTACATGACCCGGATCCTCAAACTGGACTAA